One Primulina tabacum isolate GXHZ01 chromosome 10, ASM2559414v2, whole genome shotgun sequence DNA segment encodes these proteins:
- the LOC142505925 gene encoding UV-stimulated scaffold protein A homolog, producing MEEETERAAVVSLIERATNSTAADVDPRLLKAIKCSVRSSDSELRYAAQTLLSLMKRDHSQVRYLALLIIDELFMRSKLFRTLMVENLDQLLNLSIGFRRNSPLPAPSPVASVLRSKAIEFLENWNVTFGIHYRQLRLGFDYLKNILGFQFPNLRANAARIQLERKEREMRTKEILLKKFESLKTSMSSIKEEIQSTVDEIGECLDILKTEDEDLSFAIVDGEEIEEFHNSELRQIRHDSLREGEKIQQNSENKIVFDALRELYKVLVTKHLAGIQEWLSVLIRVDVADNRFRDSTLKEFIDIRNLIRSTKDRCEESGCALPNMANTEEEDIWEDGTLKTFEKGYSVSNSSEGNDFPGASTADNVKDIECHNIVSNKNIIDSRDHSQSESNTARGKLLAEAPVVTWGSFLDNWGSNRDVLANHRGLDLEGHWGKVDYDAVIPAEKIAELNVRASVYKEEPVEIQPCRAPLRNGQLCQRRDLRACPFHGLIILRDDEGNPISESSIVEGTDCQNHSVEMRPHVDSDKAEQLLKQAVQNVKEREREEAKKRQSDKQALKRAKLAEVRAHNEAVLRDAAIASTSRSSHVGEDTEIRNVSKSSDRIKKQTLASMLKKKDTVKDRLGQRLLNTRARESTIRQLIESEDANRRAFPNQW from the exons ATGGAGGAAGAAACGGAAAGGGCGGCAGTGGTTTCGTTAATTGAGAGGGCCACCAACTCCACGGCGGCAGATGTTGATCCCCGACTTCTCAAGGCCATCAAATGCTCTGTCCGGTCATCCGATTCCGAGCTCCGATACGCCGCCCAAACCCTATTATCGCTCATGAAACGTGACCATTCTCAG GTAAGATATCTCGCACTTCTCATAATAGACGAGCTTTTCATGCGGTCCAAACTTTTTAGAACTCTTATGGTCGAGAATCTAGATCAGTTACTCAACTTGAGTATTGGATTTCGAAGGAATTCACCACTACCTGCACCTTCTCCTGTTGCATCTGTTCTGCGGTCAAAGGCTATCGAGTTTTTAGAAAATTGGAATGTCACATTTGGCATTCATTACAGACAGCTCAGGTTGGGGTTCGACTATCTCAAGAACATCCTCGGATTTCAATTTCCTAATCTGCGAGCCAATGCAGCTCGGATTCAGCTAGAGAGGAAAGAAAGGGAGATGAGAACAAAAGAGATATTGCTGAAAAAATTTGAATCCTTGAAGACTAGTATGTCTTCGATTAAAGAGGAAATACAATCGACGGTCGATGAGATTGGTGAATGTTTAGATATTCTTAAAACGGAGGATGAAGATCTATCATTTGCTATTGTAGATGGTGAAGAAATCGAAGAGTTCCATAACTCAGAATTACGGCAGATACGTCATGATTCTTTGAGAGAGGGGGAAAAGATTCAGCAGAATAGTGAAAATAAAATCGTTTTTGATGCCCTGAGAGAACTTTATAAGGTTTTGGTGACTAAGCATCTAGCTGGAATACAAGAATGGCTCTCTGTCCTTATAAGGGTGGACGTGGCAGATAATAGGTTCAGGGATTCTACTTTAAAGGAGTTTATAGATATTAGAAATCTCATTCGATCGACTAAGGATAGATGTGAAGAATCGGGTTGTGCACTTCCTAATATGGCAAATACGGAGGAAGAAGATATCTGGGAAGATGGTACTTTGAAAACATTTGAGAAAGGGTATTCTGTTTCTAATAGTTCCGAAGGCAACGATTTCCCTGGTGCATCAACAGCTGATAATGTAAAAGACATAGAATGCCATAATATAGTGTCTAACAAAAACATCATAGATAGTCGTGACCACAGTCAAAGCGAGTCAAACACTGCCCGAGGTAAACTCTTGGCTGAAGCCCCAGTCGTTACCTGGGGTTCTTTCCTGGATAACTGGGGATCAAACCGGGATGTTTTGGCTAATCATAGGGGATTGGATCTTGAAGGTCACTGGGGTAAGGTAGACTATGATGCAGTTATACCAGCAGAGAAAATAGCTGAACTTAATGTGCGAGCATCTGTTTATAAAGAAGAGCCTGTTGAAATCCAACCATGTAGGGCACCGTTACGAAATGGCCAACTTTGTCAAAGAAGAGACTTGAGAGCTTGTCCATTTCATGGACTCATCATCCTTAGGGACGATGAAGGAAATCCGATTAGTGAAAGCTCCATAGTAGAAGGGACAGATTGCCAGAATCATTCGGTAGAAATGAGGCCGCATGTGGACAGTGATAAAGCAGAGCAGCTACTAAAGCAAGCTGTGCAGAATGTTAAGGAAAGAGAGAGAGAAGAAGCGAAGAAGAGGCAATCAGATAAGCAGGCTTTGAAGAGAGCAAAGCTTGCAGAAGTCCGGGCACACAATGAAGCTGTTCTTCGAGATGCAGCAATTGCTTCAACTTCCAGATCCTCTCATGTTGGAGAAGACACGGAAATCCGGAATGTTTCTAAATCTTCAGATAGAATCAAGAAACAAACACTTGCATCAATGCTGAAAAAGAAAGATACTGTTAAAGATAGATTAGGTCAGAGGCTATTAAACACTCGAGCAAGAGAAAGCACGATAAGACAGTTGATCGAATCAGAGGACGCCAACCGTCGGGCTTTTCCAAATCAGTGGTAG